From one Thalassobaculum sp. OXR-137 genomic stretch:
- a CDS encoding M23 family metallopeptidase, giving the protein MVSALAIALIIDRDTPARAAATDTQTIDQATGHLTSAPAPAPRPKYDTELVRDAHRFAVTPEPEDRVVTVAPGDTLIKLLMDNGVDRATAHTAIDRLSDVYDVRRLQIGQDIVLTFQEQAAGPAFLGLSLQPSAERDIEVRADTDSGFVAEEVVRELEHRDDFAAAKIQSSLYEAALDAGMPIDVLVSLVRVFSFDVDFQRDVQAGDSFEVMFDTYEDELGNRVRNGEIQYASMTLSGKKVTFYRYTPASGITDYFDPKGQSVRKTLMRTPIDGARLSSGFGKRKHPILGYTKMHKGVDFAARSGTPIMAAGDGVVEIAGRNGGYGNYVRLRHNSTIKTAYAHMSKFAKGMGKGKRVKQGDIIGYVGTTGRSTGPHLHYEVLVDNRQENPMSVKLPAGEQLKGKELDKFRRFLPAIDQRVASLRSNTAVASR; this is encoded by the coding sequence ATGGTTTCCGCTCTCGCGATTGCACTGATTATCGACCGCGACACCCCTGCCCGGGCTGCCGCAACCGATACTCAGACCATAGACCAGGCCACTGGCCATCTGACGTCTGCCCCCGCACCGGCCCCCCGGCCGAAATACGACACCGAGCTGGTCCGGGACGCCCATCGCTTCGCGGTCACGCCGGAGCCCGAGGATCGCGTCGTCACCGTCGCGCCTGGCGACACCCTTATAAAGCTGCTCATGGACAACGGCGTCGACCGCGCCACCGCCCATACGGCCATCGACCGCCTGTCCGACGTCTATGACGTCCGCCGGCTGCAGATCGGCCAGGACATCGTCCTCACCTTCCAGGAGCAGGCCGCCGGGCCGGCCTTCCTCGGTCTCTCCCTGCAGCCGAGCGCCGAGCGGGATATCGAGGTGCGGGCCGATACCGATTCCGGCTTCGTCGCCGAGGAGGTGGTCCGCGAGCTCGAGCATCGCGACGATTTCGCCGCCGCCAAGATCCAGAGCAGCCTGTACGAGGCCGCCCTCGACGCCGGCATGCCGATCGACGTGCTGGTCTCCCTGGTCCGGGTGTTCAGCTTCGACGTGGACTTCCAGCGCGACGTGCAGGCCGGCGACAGCTTCGAGGTGATGTTCGACACCTATGAGGACGAGCTGGGCAACCGGGTCCGCAACGGCGAGATCCAGTACGCGTCCATGACCCTGTCCGGCAAGAAGGTCACCTTCTACCGCTACACCCCGGCCAGCGGCATCACCGACTATTTCGATCCCAAGGGCCAGAGCGTGCGCAAGACGCTGATGCGCACGCCGATCGACGGCGCGCGCCTGTCCTCGGGCTTCGGCAAGCGCAAGCACCCGATCCTCGGCTATACCAAGATGCACAAGGGCGTGGACTTCGCCGCCCGCAGCGGCACGCCGATCATGGCGGCCGGCGATGGCGTGGTGGAGATTGCCGGGCGCAACGGCGGCTACGGCAACTACGTGCGGCTGCGCCACAACAGCACGATCAAGACCGCCTATGCCCATATGAGCAAGTTCGCCAAGGGCATGGGCAAGGGCAAGCGGGTGAAGCAGGGCGACATCATCGGCTATGTGGGCACCACCGGCCGCTCCACCGGCCCGCACCTGCATTACGAAGTCCTGGTCGACAACCGCCAGGAAAACCCGATGAGCGTGAAGCTGCCCGCCGGCGAGCAGCTCAAGGGCAAGGAGCTGGACAAGTTCCGGCGGTTCCTGCCGGCGATCGACCAGCGCGTGGCCTCGCTGCGCAGCAACACGGCGGTGGCGAGCCGGTAA
- a CDS encoding SIR2 family protein, with protein MRITDVPYSIVTGDDFARRFSMRPGGLMWLLGAGASASAGIPTAWDMIWEFKQQLYVSQRHVSPKTVADLANPAVRRSLQGFIDGLDQFPPTGAPDEYAALFEAAYPSENDRRTYIAAKLSGAKPSYGHMALATFMKASRTKIVWTTNFDPLVADACAKIYDGTGHLTTVALDAPDLARDALNGERWPAEIKLHGDFRSRRLKNTGDELRRQDATLRDLFVGTCGSSGLVVAGYSGRDNSVMSALEEVLEKTSPFPGGLFWLHRGEDPPLQRVSEFLGNAASKGVDGGLVTIENFDETLRDLVRLLDDLDTTMLDTFASERAICSPATKPSGNRGFPVVRFNALELKSMPSVCRRVTCNIGGHAEVRSAIEATDVAVLGTRTRAGVLAFGADNDVRTAFSDNMIEEFDLHTIEVRRLRYDSQERGLVRQALSHALARKHDLTLIRRRNTDLLFPSDPADQRWAPLRKLVGNLSGSVQNQPDLLWHEGIGTRLDWADDRLWLLFEPRTVMAGVTEDNRGASTDFSRERTVRRYNKPLNELISFWANFLAADGVELHALGISTGVDALFKLGTDTAFSRRSRG; from the coding sequence ATGAGAATAACGGATGTCCCCTATTCCATTGTTACAGGGGATGATTTTGCACGCCGGTTTTCAATGCGCCCGGGTGGTCTGATGTGGCTGCTCGGGGCTGGAGCCTCTGCCTCAGCCGGCATTCCCACGGCATGGGACATGATCTGGGAATTCAAGCAGCAGCTATATGTGAGTCAACGACATGTCTCGCCAAAGACCGTTGCCGACCTGGCAAATCCGGCGGTTCGCCGATCACTCCAAGGTTTCATCGACGGCCTCGATCAGTTTCCCCCAACAGGCGCCCCCGATGAATATGCCGCGCTGTTCGAAGCAGCTTATCCAAGCGAAAACGACCGCAGGACGTACATCGCCGCCAAGCTAAGCGGCGCTAAACCGTCCTACGGCCACATGGCGCTGGCCACATTCATGAAGGCGAGCCGCACCAAAATCGTGTGGACCACAAACTTCGATCCGCTCGTGGCTGATGCATGTGCCAAGATTTATGATGGGACAGGTCACCTGACCACTGTCGCGCTTGACGCTCCTGATCTCGCCCGAGACGCACTCAATGGCGAGCGCTGGCCTGCAGAGATCAAGCTGCACGGCGATTTCCGGTCTCGTCGTCTCAAGAACACGGGAGATGAACTGAGGCGTCAGGATGCCACCCTGCGGGATCTTTTTGTGGGCACCTGTGGAAGCTCCGGCTTGGTCGTTGCTGGTTATAGCGGACGCGACAATTCGGTCATGAGTGCTTTAGAGGAGGTCCTAGAGAAAACTTCACCTTTCCCCGGCGGCCTGTTTTGGCTCCATCGAGGTGAAGATCCGCCGCTTCAACGGGTATCGGAATTTCTGGGCAATGCGGCTTCGAAGGGTGTCGATGGCGGCCTCGTCACAATTGAGAACTTCGACGAAACATTGCGCGACCTGGTCCGTCTGCTCGACGATCTGGATACCACAATGCTCGACACATTCGCGTCCGAGCGAGCCATCTGCTCACCAGCCACAAAACCTAGTGGTAATCGTGGCTTTCCTGTTGTGAGATTCAACGCTTTAGAACTGAAGTCTATGCCGTCTGTCTGTCGGCGCGTAACCTGCAATATTGGCGGACACGCCGAAGTCAGGTCCGCCATTGAGGCGACAGATGTAGCGGTCTTGGGAACGCGTACACGGGCAGGCGTTCTCGCATTTGGAGCCGACAACGACGTGCGTACAGCCTTTTCTGATAATATGATCGAGGAGTTCGATCTCCATACCATTGAAGTGCGCCGCCTACGCTATGACAGCCAGGAGCGCGGACTCGTTAGACAGGCCCTCTCCCATGCGCTCGCGCGCAAACATGATCTGACACTCATCCGCCGCCGAAATACCGATCTTCTCTTTCCGAGTGATCCTGCTGATCAGCGCTGGGCACCACTGCGAAAGTTGGTCGGAAATCTCTCCGGAAGTGTTCAAAATCAACCAGATCTACTTTGGCACGAAGGCATCGGCACCCGCCTAGATTGGGCAGACGATAGGCTGTGGCTTCTTTTCGAGCCTCGAACGGTAATGGCAGGCGTGACGGAAGATAACCGAGGCGCCTCAACCGATTTCTCCCGCGAACGAACTGTCCGCCGGTACAACAAGCCTTTGAACGAGTTGATCTCGTTTTGGGCGAACTTTCTCGCCGCGGATGGTGTTGAACTTCATGCCCTCGGCATCTCGACCGGCGTTGATGCCCTGTTCAAGTTGGGGACAGACACTGCATTTTCGAGGAGGTCGAGAGGATGA
- a CDS encoding type III restriction-modification system endonuclease, with protein sequence MKLKFKVQPYQTNAVDSVVDCFAGQPMVSGITYRIDPGRKAQASAFEEGFKNADIALTEAQVLANMQDVQRRQNLPFSQSLTDFTVVNARGERAPAPATYTRDALTASRYHLDIEMETGTGKTYCYIKTIFEMNKRYGWSKFIIMVPSIAIREGVYKSLQITAEHFTESYGKKARFFIYNSKRLHELESFSSDAGINVMVINIQAFAARGADNRRIYDELDDFQSRRPIDVIASNRPILILDEPQKMQGNATMEALPKFKPLMILRYSATHKTQHNRVHRLDALDAYNQKLVKKIAVRGIQTRGLAGTNAYLYLEGIDISKKAPVARIEIEVKLKSGEIKRQLRRLEFRDDLFTISGELDQYRGFTISQIDYNHDTVEFTNGVVLTAGEATGDVSERDIRRIQIRETIKAHLDKEKQLFAQGIKVLSLFFIDEVVKYRDYSQADEKGEYARVFEEEYELLKAEYLSELVIDNEVYRKHLAAIDVGNTHNGYFSIDKKTKHLKDPAVGARAVDSDDVDAYDLILKDKESLLTLPGPSDSAEQRAKREVRFIFSHSALREGWDNPNVFVMCMLKHSDNTISRRQEVGRGLRLSVDQHGDRMDHPAVVHDINVLTVVASESYKDFVGGLQKEIADTLSSRPRQATEAYFTGKIMTTEAGPVEITPAMAKQIYRYLVKNDYTDDADQISGDYHTAKEAGALAALPDELKPHADQIFQLIDSVFSDAQLPKVDDGRKPKTNPLNANFEKKEFQELWARINRKAVYRVEFDSAELIRKCVSALDSQLRVTPLQYTVQVGVQNDGITDDQLKTGDGFKVTSTSTEQGGSIHSLVKYDLIGKIAENAQLTRQSTASILSGIEASVFAQFHQNPEHFIAEASRIISEQKATMIIERLTYDEVEDRYDVGIFTASQTGQDFSRASAKLKNHVYDYVVTDSDIERQFVEELDTSTEVVVYAKLPRGFLIPTPVGDYNPDWAISFKEGGVKHIYFVAETKGTMSSMKLREIEKTKIECARKFFVEIAHKVTDDQVKYDVVTDYAKLMDIVGRAA encoded by the coding sequence ATGAAACTCAAGTTCAAGGTCCAGCCCTATCAGACCAATGCCGTCGATTCCGTCGTGGATTGTTTCGCCGGTCAACCGATGGTGAGCGGCATCACCTACCGGATCGATCCCGGCCGCAAGGCCCAGGCCAGCGCTTTCGAGGAAGGCTTCAAGAACGCCGACATTGCGTTAACCGAGGCGCAGGTTCTCGCGAACATGCAGGACGTGCAACGCCGTCAGAATCTGCCGTTCAGCCAAAGTCTGACCGACTTCACCGTCGTAAACGCCCGCGGAGAGCGGGCACCGGCGCCAGCGACCTACACGCGCGATGCGCTGACTGCGAGCCGATATCACCTCGACATCGAGATGGAGACCGGCACAGGCAAGACCTATTGCTATATCAAGACCATCTTCGAGATGAACAAGCGTTACGGCTGGTCGAAATTCATCATCATGGTGCCCAGCATCGCGATCCGTGAGGGCGTCTATAAATCGCTGCAGATCACCGCAGAGCATTTCACCGAAAGCTACGGCAAGAAGGCGCGTTTCTTCATCTACAACTCCAAACGCCTGCACGAGTTGGAGAGCTTCTCGTCCGACGCCGGCATCAACGTCATGGTCATCAACATTCAGGCGTTTGCCGCCCGCGGTGCCGACAATCGGCGCATCTATGACGAACTGGACGACTTCCAGTCCCGACGCCCCATCGACGTGATCGCCAGCAACCGGCCAATCTTGATCCTGGATGAACCGCAGAAGATGCAGGGCAATGCCACGATGGAGGCATTGCCGAAGTTCAAACCGCTGATGATCCTGCGCTATTCGGCGACCCACAAGACGCAGCACAATCGGGTGCACCGCCTCGACGCACTGGATGCCTATAACCAGAAACTGGTGAAGAAGATCGCCGTGCGCGGTATCCAGACGCGCGGCCTCGCTGGCACGAACGCCTATCTCTACCTTGAAGGGATCGACATCTCGAAGAAAGCGCCCGTCGCCCGCATCGAGATCGAGGTGAAGCTGAAGTCGGGCGAGATCAAGCGCCAGCTTCGGCGGCTGGAGTTCCGCGACGATCTGTTCACGATCTCTGGGGAGCTCGATCAATACCGTGGCTTCACCATTTCGCAGATCGACTACAACCATGACACTGTCGAGTTTACCAACGGTGTGGTCCTGACGGCTGGCGAGGCCACGGGCGACGTGTCCGAGCGCGACATTCGGCGCATCCAGATCCGCGAGACGATCAAGGCGCATCTCGACAAGGAAAAGCAGCTCTTCGCTCAAGGAATCAAGGTGTTGTCCCTGTTCTTCATCGACGAGGTGGTGAAGTACCGCGACTATAGTCAGGCCGACGAGAAAGGCGAATACGCCCGCGTCTTCGAGGAAGAGTACGAGCTTCTGAAGGCCGAGTATCTCTCGGAGTTGGTGATCGACAACGAGGTGTACCGGAAGCATCTGGCCGCAATCGACGTGGGCAACACTCACAACGGCTACTTCTCGATCGACAAGAAAACCAAGCACCTGAAAGATCCCGCCGTCGGGGCGCGGGCTGTCGATTCCGATGACGTGGATGCCTACGACCTAATCCTGAAGGACAAAGAAAGCCTTTTGACCCTTCCGGGGCCATCGGACAGTGCCGAGCAGCGGGCAAAGAGAGAGGTACGGTTCATCTTCTCGCACTCCGCACTTCGCGAAGGCTGGGACAACCCGAACGTCTTCGTCATGTGCATGTTGAAGCACAGCGACAATACGATTTCGCGCCGCCAGGAGGTTGGCCGTGGGCTTCGCTTGTCAGTAGACCAGCATGGGGACCGCATGGATCACCCGGCGGTCGTTCACGACATCAACGTTCTCACCGTGGTCGCCAGCGAAAGCTACAAGGATTTTGTCGGCGGCCTTCAGAAAGAGATCGCTGATACGTTGTCGTCGCGCCCGCGGCAGGCGACCGAGGCGTATTTCACAGGCAAGATCATGACAACCGAGGCGGGGCCGGTCGAGATCACGCCGGCCATGGCGAAGCAAATATACAGATACCTCGTCAAGAACGACTACACGGACGATGCTGACCAGATCTCCGGCGACTACCACACCGCGAAGGAAGCGGGGGCGCTCGCTGCTTTGCCGGACGAACTGAAACCCCATGCGGATCAGATATTCCAGCTTATCGACAGTGTGTTCAGCGACGCGCAGTTGCCCAAAGTCGACGATGGCAGGAAGCCAAAGACGAATCCGCTCAATGCCAATTTCGAGAAGAAGGAATTCCAGGAACTCTGGGCCCGGATCAATCGAAAGGCGGTCTACCGCGTGGAGTTCGACTCCGCCGAACTCATTCGGAAATGTGTGAGCGCGCTCGACAGCCAGCTCAGGGTGACACCGCTGCAATACACCGTGCAGGTCGGTGTTCAGAACGACGGGATCACCGACGATCAACTGAAGACTGGCGACGGCTTCAAGGTTACCAGCACAAGCACGGAGCAAGGGGGCTCTATTCACTCGCTGGTGAAATACGACCTTATTGGGAAGATCGCGGAGAACGCCCAGCTTACCCGACAATCGACGGCATCTATCCTCTCGGGCATCGAGGCCAGTGTATTCGCTCAGTTCCATCAGAACCCGGAACACTTCATCGCAGAGGCTTCCCGGATCATATCGGAGCAGAAGGCGACAATGATCATCGAGCGCCTCACTTACGATGAAGTCGAGGACCGCTACGACGTCGGTATTTTCACGGCCAGCCAGACTGGACAGGATTTTTCCCGGGCAAGCGCCAAGCTGAAAAACCACGTCTACGACTACGTGGTGACCGATTCTGACATTGAGCGGCAGTTTGTTGAGGAGTTAGACACGAGCACAGAGGTGGTCGTCTACGCCAAGCTGCCGCGCGGTTTCCTCATTCCGACGCCAGTCGGTGACTACAACCCTGACTGGGCTATTTCCTTCAAGGAAGGTGGGGTCAAGCACATCTATTTTGTTGCTGAAACCAAGGGCACAATGTCCTCAATGAAGCTCCGCGAAATCGAAAAAACGAAGATCGAGTGCGCCAGAAAGTTTTTCGTTGAGATCGCCCACAAAGTCACCGATGACCAGGTCAAATATGACGTGGTCACCGATTACGCAAAGCTGATGGATATTGTCGGGCGGGCAGCATGA
- a CDS encoding site-specific DNA-methyltransferase, translating into MDKLKLHSPNLTEENIAKICELFPGCVTEAADETGKLRQVVDFDQLRQELSDHIVEGPQERFHLNWPGKRESLAIANSPIAKTLRPLAVESVEFESTKNILIEGDNLDALKLIQETYLGEIKMIYIDPPYNTGNDFVYDDNFVEGSKEFLARSNQHDDTGNRLVANPSSNGRFHSDWLSMMYPRLRLARNLLSDDGAIFISIDDGELQNLKKICDEIFGSDRFIACFVWKSRQNIDNRTVTGASVDHEYILCYGKAIRGSERNKEQYSNPDNDPRGDWASANMVGIATADRRPNLHYDLVHPETGINYGCPQMGWRYDRNTMARLIREDRILWPASSDGRPRRKAFLSELDSDFTGFSTIIGDGIYTRDGTSDMVSLFGDRVFSFPKPVSLMKVIVEQATKENDIVLDFFAGSGATAHAVMNQNVLDGGKRRFILVQIPEALDPNNREQKTAADYCDKLGKPRNIAELTKERLRRAGNKAGEGSRTDHLVDVGFRVLKIDTSNMQDVYYRPDEVKQADLLSAVDNIKPDRTPEDLLFQVLVDWGVDLTLPIQRETVQGKTVFFVDENALVACFDTGITEELVKELAGHEPLRVVFRDNGFVSDAVKINVEQIFRQLSPTTDVKSI; encoded by the coding sequence ATGGACAAACTGAAACTGCACAGCCCGAACCTGACAGAAGAGAATATCGCGAAGATCTGTGAGCTGTTTCCCGGCTGCGTGACCGAGGCGGCGGACGAGACGGGAAAGCTGCGGCAGGTAGTGGACTTCGATCAGCTTCGGCAGGAGTTGAGCGACCATATCGTCGAGGGGCCGCAGGAGCGATTTCACCTGAATTGGCCAGGGAAGCGCGAATCTCTGGCAATCGCCAACTCACCAATCGCAAAAACACTGCGTCCTTTGGCGGTCGAAAGCGTCGAATTTGAGTCCACAAAGAACATTCTTATCGAAGGTGACAACCTAGACGCCTTGAAGTTGATACAAGAAACATACCTAGGCGAAATAAAGATGATCTACATTGATCCGCCCTACAATACCGGGAACGATTTTGTCTATGATGACAATTTCGTGGAAGGATCAAAGGAATTTCTCGCTCGCTCGAATCAGCATGACGATACTGGCAATCGCCTTGTTGCCAATCCAAGCTCGAACGGTCGCTTCCACTCAGATTGGTTGAGCATGATGTATCCGCGGTTGCGCTTGGCGCGCAACCTTCTTAGTGATGATGGTGCAATTTTCATTAGTATCGACGACGGTGAGCTCCAGAACCTAAAGAAGATTTGTGACGAGATTTTCGGATCAGATAGGTTTATTGCATGTTTTGTATGGAAAAGTCGTCAAAACATCGACAATCGGACAGTCACGGGCGCGTCTGTCGATCACGAGTATATATTGTGCTACGGGAAAGCGATCAGAGGCTCCGAGAGAAACAAAGAACAATATTCCAACCCGGACAATGACCCACGAGGTGATTGGGCAAGTGCAAACATGGTTGGCATTGCCACCGCTGATCGGCGCCCAAACCTTCACTATGATCTCGTCCATCCAGAGACAGGAATTAACTACGGCTGCCCACAAATGGGTTGGCGATATGACCGCAACACGATGGCACGCCTCATTCGAGAGGATCGCATACTGTGGCCTGCCTCTTCTGACGGGCGTCCCCGAAGGAAAGCCTTTCTGAGTGAGTTGGATTCCGACTTCACGGGATTTTCAACCATTATTGGTGATGGAATTTACACCCGTGACGGCACATCCGACATGGTAAGTCTTTTCGGTGATCGAGTTTTCAGCTTTCCTAAGCCTGTATCTCTGATGAAGGTAATTGTTGAACAAGCGACGAAAGAAAATGACATTGTTCTTGATTTCTTTGCTGGTTCCGGTGCCACAGCTCACGCAGTGATGAATCAAAATGTGTTGGACGGCGGCAAGCGGCGGTTCATTCTTGTGCAGATTCCTGAAGCTCTGGATCCCAATAACAGGGAGCAAAAAACTGCAGCGGATTACTGCGATAAGCTAGGAAAGCCGCGGAACATCGCGGAGCTTACGAAGGAAAGGCTTCGACGGGCAGGCAATAAAGCTGGGGAGGGGAGCCGGACTGACCATCTGGTCGATGTCGGCTTCCGCGTCCTGAAGATCGACACCTCGAACATGCAGGACGTGTACTACCGCCCAGACGAAGTCAAGCAGGCCGATCTTCTCTCTGCGGTCGACAACATCAAACCCGACCGCACGCCCGAGGACTTGCTCTTCCAGGTGCTAGTCGATTGGGGTGTGGATCTGACGCTGCCCATCCAACGCGAAACGGTGCAGGGCAAAACGGTGTTCTTCGTGGATGAAAACGCCCTTGTCGCCTGTTTCGACACCGGCATCACCGAGGAATTGGTCAAGGAGCTGGCGGGGCACGAGCCGCTGCGCGTCGTTTTCCGCGACAACGGCTTCGTGTCGGACGCGGTGAAGATCAACGTCGAACAGATCTTCCGCCAGCTTTCCCCCACCACCGACGTCAAGTCGATCTGA
- a CDS encoding DUF4391 domain-containing protein has protein sequence MTAFFDYPKSAAFGRVVPKTKIYEHAGANTALKDLFVREVDQIVWRFKLAPETINLSATKSVTEIQVFSISLKTGKLDEGVLRAIDKAIPFPLIFDLTYGGKRKAMAAFKRPSEADSMKWVISEYFATDWAPEDTARAPLPVALNLGALYEGILGAILSAQAGQQDDVAATGFGEMPQAAFTHAPDVPRNSLVDWPIADRIARIEAIRAKTREVERIKARLAREKQFNKRVAINAELRAAKLELERLTGATAQPAATSE, from the coding sequence ATGACGGCGTTCTTCGACTATCCCAAGAGCGCTGCCTTCGGTCGCGTGGTGCCGAAGACCAAGATCTATGAGCACGCCGGCGCGAACACTGCTCTCAAGGACCTGTTCGTGCGCGAGGTCGATCAGATCGTCTGGCGTTTCAAGCTGGCGCCCGAGACGATCAACCTGAGCGCCACCAAATCGGTGACGGAGATTCAGGTCTTCAGCATCTCGCTCAAGACCGGCAAGCTCGACGAGGGTGTCCTGCGCGCGATCGACAAGGCAATCCCGTTCCCCCTGATCTTCGATCTGACCTATGGCGGCAAGCGCAAGGCCATGGCGGCGTTCAAGCGCCCCAGCGAGGCCGACAGCATGAAATGGGTGATCAGTGAGTATTTCGCGACCGATTGGGCGCCAGAGGATACAGCCCGGGCGCCATTGCCGGTCGCGCTTAATCTCGGGGCGTTATACGAAGGGATACTTGGGGCGATTCTGTCCGCACAGGCCGGTCAACAGGACGACGTGGCCGCGACCGGCTTTGGAGAAATGCCGCAAGCGGCGTTCACGCACGCGCCGGACGTCCCGCGCAACTCCTTGGTAGATTGGCCCATCGCGGACCGGATCGCGCGGATAGAGGCGATCCGCGCCAAGACGCGGGAGGTCGAGCGCATCAAGGCGCGGCTGGCGCGAGAGAAGCAATTCAACAAGCGCGTGGCGATCAATGCCGAGCTGCGCGCGGCAAAACTGGAACTGGAACGGCTCACCGGGGCGACCGCCCAACCGGCCGCTACGAGCGAGTGA